The Ahaetulla prasina isolate Xishuangbanna chromosome 14, ASM2864084v1, whole genome shotgun sequence genome segment GGTGGTCTTCAACCTTCCCTTGGTCCTAGAAGACCATCTCTGGCACTTCATCCGTGGGGAAGAGACGCTCGTGGATAACCCGTGGTACGGAATGATCAAACGGAGTGGTCTGGATTATTTCACACGGGGGAGTAGCCCTTGGGACAAGTTCATTGTAGGTGGGTACTTATCGTCCAATTCTATCAACGACGCCCTCCTGAAGACTTTGGTGGCCTCCGTCAACTGGCCAGTCATTGGCAGCCTGCTGGATTGCATCATCCGGCCTTCCATGGCTCCCAGGGAGCTCAAGCTGGAAGTCAGACATGAGCAGGTCCTCCTGGACATAACCCTCTGCCCGGTAGTGGAAACAGAAGGCAAGATTTTCCTTGCCACATTCTCTGGAGAACCTGTGGAGAACCTCTGGCAGCAGAGTTTTTACATGGTGGAGGTTTCCAAGCTGAAAGAACTGGATGCCGGAGACGGAGGCATCCGACAGTGTTGCTTCCTCATCTTGAAGGCCACTTTCGAAAAACACCCTTTCTGGAGCAAAATAACCGGCAGTGACTTGACTCACGTTATCCTCCACCTGAGCCGAACGGAGCCGGACTGGTCAGAGGCCATGCTGGCCGTCAGGCTCCAGCAGGTCTTGGAGGAGCTGGTCCAGTACCTGGCCAAAGGTTCCCTCCCTTGCTTTTTCGACGACAGGATTGACCTCTTGAGCCATCTGCTCCCGGAGGAGATTGACGAGATCGGCTGCACCTTGTACGAGGCTTTAGCCGCGCCCAATCTGGCGGATGGGCTGGGTTTGTAAAATGGTCAAGAGTCCTGGCTTCCTTTTCGGATGGAGAAGACTTGAAAGGGATCCGTtcactcccctccccctcccccccattgcaATTCTTTTGCACCGAATGAAATGAAAGTATTAGCTCTTGAAGTAAAATGGCCCTTGATTGTAAGCCCTTTGTACTCGCTCTCTTAGCAGATTCTGTTGCCATTCGGAGCGGATGTTCTCCGAGGAACATGTCCTTTCTCCGTAGGGCAGGATTGGAGGGCTGAGGTAGCAGAGAGTAGCtgatcccccttccctcctctccgaTTTCCCCATTGCTTTGAGTTCTGAAATCTTGTGGATGTGCACCTCTGAATGCAATGCCCTCTTTGGGGCTCTGAGTGGCGGCTGCGGAGGTCTCTGTGCTTGGCAGCGATGAGAAGATTCTTCGGATTTTTACGAATAAATGCATcaataaagcaagcaagcaaacatgcTCAGGTTGCTTCTGAGCACCCAGGAACCAACTTCTGATGTAAACTTGTGATGTTTTCAATGCTGCTTATGTAGGGGGTTGAATACCGGCACACCCAACACACGGAGCTTaagccaaatatatattttaatttaaaaaaatgttacccACATCAGTTGAGAGCAGGCAGTAGCTGCCCTTAGCATAAGCGTGTAGCATCGAGCAGGACAGGAAGTTAGAGAGATTAAACTCTCTTGGGTTTTGTACACACACATTTTCCTTTTGAATAATTTATGGGAGGCTGGTTATTCTAGTTACAGGGAGGGTGGAAGAGGATTTCCACGGAGGAAAAGTTGGCTCAGCTTTGAAATTCCGTCCTCTAAGAAAGCGTCCGTCCTACAGGGAGTTCCAGGTGTTTGAGAAACAGGCCCCCCTCATTTAAATTCCCGAAGAgaagaaaagctttttaaaatcaaacatCAGCATAGCATTCCAGTCTAAAGTGGCCTTTCTCAACCCCGTGGCCACTTGAAgtcgggtggacttcaattcccagaacaccCCTCTTCAAGGAGCCACAGGGGTTGAGGAACCCCAGCCTCAGGTTCTTCTACAGCCCCGCCTCTATTTTAAAACTTAAGAGGAGGTGGAAAATTGAAGTCTGCAAGAAAGGAGGTCGATCTTTCAGAAGTCCACTGGCAAGGCTCTCGTTGGCAAACGGGCCTTCTCGAGTCTCCCTGGCCTGGGCTCGTCCGTGGGCCACGCCGCTTCAGCGATTTTGCGGACACGTGGTTTTGGTGTGGCCAGGCTGGTGGCAAACGCTGCACGTCCTTGGTCTCTTTGTAGGCGCAGTCAAAGAAGAGTCGCTGTCTGATCTTTTTGCTTTGGCCCCAGGCCCCCGTTTGGCCCACTCGCCCACGGAAGGAGGAAAGGTGGAGGCAGCTGCaacaggaggagaggagaagattaGGGGAGTTTTAAGTCACCTGAGAATGGATTCTCCCCATTTGGGGATCCTCTGATGGCCAGAAGCTTAAAAGTTGTTTTCTTAACATCTTTGGATGTGATGAAATTGAAGCCACAGCTGGAGAGAGCTACATCCTCTCACCTCTCTCCTACTTCAAGCTCTTGCTGGCAGTACATTCCTGGCCTTTGGAGCTGGGCAAGATCCCAAGCTAATAAGGGAAGCTCTTAAGGAAAGTTTATTTAAAGGAGCATCGTGCAAACCTCGCTGTCGGGTCCAAGTCCAAAGTCACGGTGAAATCCACTCGCGTGTAGCTCTTTATTTGCTGACACCCAACAGAcggaatcttgccagattaaagctGTAACTTTCTAACCcggaggtgtccaaccttggcaacttttaagacttcaactcccagaattcctcagccagctacaaTTGGCAGGGTTAGGGTCTCTCttaaggctgtgtgtgtgtgtgtgtccaaccttggtaattttaagacttatagacttcaattcctagaattcccgagccagccatgctgcttgtggaattctgggatctgaagtccacaaatcttaaaaagttgccaaggttggatacccctgttcTAACCTCTTGTCTTGGGCCCCGTCTCTGCTTCCCTCTCCCAGAGAGCCATGATGCTCCTgccaacccacccctgctcctttGGTTGCATGTTCCATTACACCCACCCACCAATCCTGCTCATGCCAATCCAAAGATGCCCACTCCTCTCTTACCTGGCAACAAGCTGTCATCTGCCCACTCGAAAAAGCCGCACTGCTGCTCCCTCGGCTTGGAGCAGGTGTGGAACTGGCGCCCCTTGTTGGGTCCTTCTTTCTGGACTGTCCTGGTCACCACGGGCTGGTCGCACCtgcagagtgggcctcctcggcCAGCACCGGCTCCAGGATCAGAGCCCGCCCGCCTGGGCCCTGCTGAGCTCCTTTGCCCTGGCAGGGAAGAGCCCGGGGGCGGTGCCAGGAACCCGGATGTCCCGTTCGGCCTGTTGTCGGGCTCCTGCTGGTCGGACCACAGGAAGAATCGGCAGTTGCCGGTGTTGCATTTGTAGAACTGCCTGCCTTGGTTGGGCCCTTCTTTGCGGACGGTGAGAAGCAGGGCCTCCTCGCCACAGTTGCACATCACGGCATCGTTCCCGGCCGCATTGGTGAACGCTGGAGGAGTCCTGTGTGCTGGTGCAGGGGGGGGCATGGGAGCAAGCATGCGCTGGCCACGGCTGTGGATTGTGCCGTTAAGGGAGCCGGGGGCTTCCTTGGAGAGATTCCTCGGCTGAGTTGGAGCCCTGGCTGGTCCTTGCAGGTACTTCAGGTCTAGGATCTGCCTGAGATTTTCATCGCAGCCACCAATGCAACCCACAAATTCCAGGGGCATCACGGCCGGGAGGCTGCCTCGCTTGAACTTCAATTTCAGCCTgcgggggagagaaggggagcaATTAGCCCTGGACTGCTGGCACTGCAGCCCCACGGCATGGAAGCTTCTGCTCGGCCCCTGCATCCAAATGACCCTCTCCCAATGGATTTCAATCTCAAGATGTGCCCAGGGCTATTAAGTTGTGAGAAAGGAAAGCGAGGGAATGCTTTAGTAGAAATCAAGTCTGAAATGGCTGTATATTCCCAGGCAACGaattgcaatagcaataacacacaCTTATGTACCATTTCGTAgagcttcacagccctctttaagcagtttacagagtcagcctcttgcccccaacctgcaatcttgcattctaaccactgggccatcaTGGCTCTGATAAGGCTTCCCTCCAACTGGGAGTGTTGAGGGCAGGTCTTGTGCCTTACGCAGGATAAATCTCCCCCCACAGGTTTCCTGAATTGGAGGGCGGGGACAGAGCAAATACTCAGCCGGAATGCAAACGCCCTGAAATTCCAAAGAATGCAAAACTCAGCAACTCAGGATATCCCGAACGGCAGCAGGAACAGAACTCGAGGCCTCACCGATGCACTGGAGGCGGCTTGCAGACGTCACAGACAGAATCATCCTTGCTGACTTCCAGCACGGAGTCGGGAAACCAGACTGAGGATTTACAAGCAGGGTAGCCCAAGCAGCTGAGATAAAAGCTAGAGAAACACAAGAGGAAACGTCAGGACAAGCAGAAGAGGCGGCAGTTACGGATCAACTGTCAAAATGGGTCTGATTGGCTTGATATTTTTCCAATGAGTGCTTTTTTTGCGTGGGTAAAGTTGCTATAAATCAAGAGAGCTTGTGGTTCTTGCCGCATGCCAACGCACCCTCCTTTCTTCTTGGTCTTCAGGATCATGTCGGAGTTGCACTGGGGGCATTTCCTAACCGGATCGGGCATCGCTGGGTAAATGTCCTCCTCCTGAGCCACCTGGGCCATCTCCCCAAAGTATTGAGCCAAGGCTTCATCCAacctgaaaaaaagaaattatgaagtgGGCATATTTCTTCCTGCCATCAGCCGTGTCCAGCAAGGATTCATGGATCCTAAGGATTTGTGCGGAAAATGTGAATACATTAATATTATTTCAGGAGAGATTTCTGAGAAAATCCAGGGAGAAACAGCTTGTGGCTTTCCACGTGTTGTTGGGTTGTACCTCTCTGTAACAGTTGTTTTAAACTCTTAATACCTGTGTATTTATTTTGCTCCCCGCCCAGTTTCTTTTGGGcagctaaataaatacataaattaccTAGTTCTTTGCTTACACAATCTTGATCAAGGAAGGACCTAAACACCGCCCCGCACTGAGCTACCACCACCGACTCGACAGAAGTTGTGTGACatatctcctttttaaaaaattctgaaataGGTACTTCCCTtgtagaaaagaaacaaaggttTAAAGAGGGGCTTATTTGCAGTTTCCCCTGGCCTTTGAGctgcccttcctctcctctccatccACTGCCAGCTGAGCTGGTCCAGGCAGGGGCCAccaaccctcccccccaattTTCCTTGATCTGGGTGGGGATTTTTCAGCCCTCACTTTTTGGCCTTGGCCACGGCAGCCACAAAGACTTGCTTGTATTTCTGGATCTGCTCTCGGAGCACGACGGACTTGTCCCTCTTCCCCTCACATATCAGCTTCAAGTCATTTTCGAGTTCGGCTCGAAGATCCGGTTTGGACATCTCGTAGCCCATGGAGTcgtagcctgggggggggggaaggaggggggcagGTAGAAAGAGGAGTGGGCAGAGGAAAGACTCAACGGGAGAGCCAAGGTTTTAAACGGGGTCCATTCTTACCTTCCACCAGCCCCATTCCCAGGTGTCCTGGGAGGAAGCGCTGGTCTGGGGTGAGCCCCACGTACATGCGGGACTTGATGGTCTCAATGTGTTCCGCGTGGGTGGCGTCAGTTCCTGAAAGCCAAGCGTTGGCATGAGTGGCCCAGGTTCCTCTGCCGCTCACATTCCTTAGAGCAGAGCTTCTAgacgggaggacttcaactcccagaattccacgcaTCTCAAAGCTGGCAAGCTTGAGAGTACTTTCCATCAACTGACCCTAAGGCCAACCTTTTGCCTTCCAGAGATGCAGCTCTCAACGATTCCCCGACTGCATGCTGGGAACTGTAGTCCTCGCATACAAGCCGTAGTGGGGAGCTTTGTACACCTCGGCAATATTTACGTCCTAAGCCAAGGACTTCAGTTGCTTCCATCCTGATGCCAACAGTGACCCAATCCAGCCGAGCCTCAACCTCTCTGCCCTCTGCTGTTAGCCAGGATGCCCACATTCCTTGGCCCCCTTTTCTCCGTAACCGCTCTCGGATTGGTTTGTTCTGCCACCAGGGCTTGCCTCTCAGGGAAGGCTTTGGATCAGAGACACGCTCTGCAGCAGGGAATCAAAAACTTCTGGCCAAGAAGCTATTGGGGTatggacagtggtgaaatgtaaaatctgttactaccggttctgtggatgtggcttggggggtaatgtgactgggtgggtgtggccaacctttttttttttttttacttttaaaagtattttttctacaacctctttggccaaagaggttgtggaacaaatgcttttaataggctcctctgatgatcacaggtgagttgcctgatcgacagaggcttttttcttttcttttaaaagcattttttttgcctttaaaaggaaaaaaaaggctctgacgatcaggcaattcagctgggatcgtaagaggagccttttaaaagcattttttctacaacctcagaagttgtaaaaaaatggttttaaaagcctcctctgatgatcctatctaaaccacgcaatcatcagaggcttttttttcttgccttttgCAAGATGGGCAACACAAGTTcgatatgtaaataaaaaaataaaataaacactgaaGACGAGTGAGAGAACGTGTCCAAATCACAGCCGGAGGAGAACTGACCGATGCCGTGTTTCTCCATGAGGGAAATCAGGTCCGCTTCAGTGAGCAGCTGGGGGGGGCTGGTCTCCCCTTCCACCATCTCCACCGTGGTGGGCTGGAAGCAGGAGCCCTCCTCGTAGAGCGGGATAACCTGCAGagtcaaggggggggggaaggaagataAGGCAGGGAGGAAACGGGGTTACATGGGAGACCTAAGAAAGGACAGGAGAAACGAGAAAGGTATACAGTAGACCTCAACCTACAACCGGAATGGAGTCTGCCCATTATGGTCCTAGGTCATGACCGTCATAAAGTGAAGCTTTAGGATGGTCTTATTGTAATGGTCTATGAGTGACCGATTGTACGTTGAAGACTACCTCTGTATTGATAGTTCAAAGCAGGACTATGAATGAGTAATTTTCTCCCTCTCTTAAGATACTACAACTTCTCCTAAGGAATTGACCCTCATCTGCTTACTATCGAGCGCTCCCACCTTGTCACTCCACCTTTCGTAAGGATAAACTTCCAGGTAATTCCTGGCCAGGACCATCAACCCATGAGCCACGAAGCGCTCGTTGGAAATCTGAATCTCCACCGTGGTTTCCTGCCCCTTAGCATCTTCGGAACAGCAGGCCAGGAAGTGGCGGACGATGAATTCATACAGGCGTTGGTCGTTGCCCTTGTAGGACGCAAAGGAAAGGGTCAACGGGTGGAAAATGAAGAGAATTTTTGCAGGAGGAAaaagaccggggggggggggggagaaacggaTTCATACAGATGTAAAGATAACCCTGCTCTTCCCCACAAGGAGCAAGGAATTCCGCACACGCCCCCTGCGCATTTTTCCCCTTTCAAATGAGACCTGGAGTTTGCTTGAAAAAACCACCTGGAGGGTctaggaataaatattcctaatttGAACCAGAAGAAAATGTATTCCTGTCCTTTAATAAAAGGGCATTTTGTAAGGCACCACTTTCTGCTTCACTTCCTGCTTCATTTACTTTTCAGATTCACCGGTTACAAACCGTTTTCTCTTCGGAAGCAAAGCTGCACCTGAGGCTCGCCAGTCAGTCTCGGGGACTCACCTGCAGATTCCCGGCGTGTTTGGTGGGATGAATGGGAGGGTGAGCCTGATCGGACTTTGTCCCCTGCCGTGGGGTTGGCCCACCTTGGTCCAGGATCCTTTGTGCAAAGGCTCCCCAATGGGGGTCTTGGGTCTGAAGCTGCACCAGCTGGGAGAGATTTAAATCTTTGGGAAAAATGTTGGTCTCTGTTCGGGGATAACTTATGTACCTTTAAAAACAGGAAAGGAGGACAAAAAGTTACTTTTTAGGAAGTGATCTTTATGAGTTACCCACAGAAAAAGAGCTGCTTTGACTACCCTTGCGTATACAGCTTCTCGGCAATCTTCATGGTTTCCTTGGCATTTATTTTCAGCTTACGGGAAGCCAATTTCTCAAGTTCCTACGGCAGAAGGAGGAAAATATGCTTGATCACCGTATGGCAAAATAGGCCTCTCTGCCCACATAAAATCAGGAGGATTCCTGGACGCAGGAACACGAGCATGCCTCTGGTGACTTTCCTCAACCCAGGAATACTCATGCGCTCCTCTCCAGGACCCATTTTCACAGTTAAGAGATTCATTTAGGGCTGGGCTTCCCACCAGAGAAGGCCAAAACATTCCTCAGATTTAGTCCCTTCCCCGTCTCCTCTGAACGTCCAACTTGAGGCTTCCAAAAGGAGGCCGTCTAAGGGGATTTGGATCAGAAGCTGAGCCGACAGCTCTTCTTGTTCTGACTTTAAACGAACGTGGgggtttcccccctcccaaagcCTACCACAGTGTCCAGCGGAAGAGGTCTCCATTTGCTCTTGGGTTTGCTTCCAACCTCCAGGACAGTGGCCCGAGGAGCCTAAGACAAAGGTGTGCGGAAGACAAGGTTCTTCAAAAGCTCCCTGCCAAGTGACAAAATGAGACAGGACGGCCGGCTTCCCTACCTCCATGCACATCTGGTAGAGGACAAGGCACGCTGTGTGGTTGAAGAGACGGTGCCTCttccagttgaagtccacggtaCCCTCTTCGTGGTCGTGAGTCACTGTGGGGGGAGAAGATAGACCAAGGCTCGGTGACACCGTTCTGCTTGCAGCTGCAGAAAGATGCtgcgtgggagggaaggtgatTCTTCTCAACAGCTGCTGGAGTCCAAAATGGCCGGAGGGAAATGGCAGGTGGACCCAGGCAGTctttgtgtcaaccctgaagctgacctggccacactggagctgagggatagggagggaggggggattggAGATGGTTGGgactttgtagccaaaataaaatactttctcttgggaacaaaggacgttctcacacctggccACAGAAAGGTGGAGTGAGGTCACCAGACAgagccttgattggaccatgtgactgacagTTTGGGGTTGAGGAAagaacttttaattaggtgaaaaccacgggaaccttcagagtcggttttcgccagatctgtgccaatatgatatatccaataaagctatttttTGAGGAATtcgcctgcctcggagttttgcttgcttggaaccctgacactctgcACTTTAAGTAGACAATGCAATTTGACGACAAAAGCCAAAGTCGCCCCAATTCCAGATAAAATGAGAGAAGCGAGACTGCAGTGGTACAGACGTATGGGCAGAGCTGGTGTGGAATCCATCGCGAGACAGGCACCTGCACCCAGCCCAGAGGGCAGCTCCAAGGATGGCCGAAAAAGTGATAGGAGGACTGCCTGCATGAAGACACACAAGCCATAGCAGACCAGACAAAAGTGGTGTGGGAAATGCAAAACTGGGGACCCTGCGATATGGCGGGAAGAATGCAAAGAACAAGAATGGGATTTGAAAAGCAAATTCCCACTATAGGCTTCTCAGTCCAGGTGTTTCCCTGCTTGGCCTTCACCTTCTGCACCCGAACCTTTAATTCTGTAGAACGTTTCTTGAACGAAGGCTTGAATGGCTTTGAATCTTTCCACCACGAAGCCCAGGGTGGGGAACTGGCAGCTCCCGTAGCTGATGAGCTGTTCCGCTAATACCTCCGGGAAGATCTTCTGAAGCCTCAGGGTCTGGAACCGGGTAAAGGCAGCACCTGATCAAGGAAGCAGAAAACCCAGGCCCAGCGTGAAAAGGAAACCACAACTCCCCTGTTGGAAGAGGGGAGGAGTTACTGGACAGGCCCAGCGGAGAGACAGCAACTCTTCTGAGAAGCTGGTGACATCATGGTGCCAAGGAAAAATAAGAAGTCACTTTAACCACCAGCTATCAGAAAGTAAATCAAAATGAAGTGTTTGGTTTTAGGAACTCCATCCCACAAAGATTAAGCTATTGAGTTAGCTCTGTCAACCACCCGTGTTTGGTTATATTGATCTCCTCTGTATCTCAAGGCACCATTTGGGTCTACGATCTGACTGCTGTGCTTTCTCTCTTACCTATCCGGAGATCCAGCTCTTGCCTAACCTCCACAGCATCACTGACATTCGGATCTGGCTGGGTGAGGTTCTCGCAAGCGGATCTGATAGCCCGGGGTGTGATCTCCGAGAAGCGGGCTCGGAACACCTGGAGGTTTGGCTTCACTGTCCAAAGGAAGGTTCAAGGCACATGGAGTCAGGGGAAGCAAAGCAAAAAGAAACTCGTTGTGATTTGGAAGGTTTTCTTAATCTCACTCAACTGATAAAACCTCTGTGGCTTCTTGGCCAAAATTTCTGTGCCCGAGGATGTGCGTATGTTGAATGTTCAGCCCTTCactctttctccccacccaccTGCTTTGCACACATGAATGATTTCAAAGCCGATGTTCTCCCCTTCGCGATCACAATCGGTCCAGATCACCAGGGCCTGGCACAGCTGAACCTCTCGCTCAAGGGTGCGCTGGAATTGATAATAGGATGAAACAACATGAAACAACGGAGGAGAAAGAGCCACTGTTCTGAAATAAGAGGTAGGCCAACgatattttatattatgtctGTGGCTGGACATAAGGCACATTCTTCCTCAGTCAGAGATTGCAACCACAGAAAAGGAGGAAGGCTACCTTGCCTCTTATTAAAAGAGGAGGCTGCGGGCAGCACAAACCTTAATGTCCATGTAGTTTTCAGGGCAGAATTTCTCAATTTCAGCATCGAAAAGGACCAAGGGGTTACAGCTATGCCTGTTGGAAGAGCATCAGAGAAAGGCATATAGGAAACAGGGAACATTTAAAGAAATACTATCTAGATTCTCCAGACATCTATGCCTATGATAGTTACCTTGTTCAAAATCTGATCATATCATTAATCAGCCTTCCTGATTTAATCAGCCTTCCTGATCTGTTGCTACGTACCATTTCCGAAATGGTGCCTTGAAATCATGAGCCAGCAAATGTCCGGATACAGACGTCATAATCAAAGTTACATTctgcataaaatagagaaagataAATTATTCTTGGCCATGCTAAGTGTTGCTTTGCAAAGATGGATTTTTATCTAGACAgtctaacttttttttaatccatttagACTCATTATTAAGAATACTTGTTCTATCATTAGGTTTTTAGTTATATAACTAGCAATAAAGTAAAAGTCATTGATAACATCACTGTTATATCCACAGTTACGGATGTAATAATAAGAGGCACAGAGAGAATTGTGATGAACTGTTTGACACAAACCTGGTTAAACAAGTGATACTGGAATTCATAGATCTTGTTGAACTTGGACATTCCTTCCCTCtggaaaggaaaacaaacaattcTAATTCACAAAAAAGCAGCTTatccaaataaacaaataaccaaTACGATACTCAGATAAATATCCTGAGAAATCTCTCAAGCAGTAAGCCATGATATTTATATATAGGATGTAACTTTGGTACTATTGACTCTTCGTAGAATTTAACTAGACCAAATTCTGCTTGATCCTTTTACTTCTTTCTGCCGTCTCAAATAAGGGCattattccctccccctcccaaatcTGAGGAAGTTGTTTTTAAATCCCAGGTTGAATATTCAGCTCACAAACAAGCAATTATAAATTGCTCCATTACTCTTACAATAGGCCCAGATTATTCTCTTGGCGGTCATTACCCCCAATTTAGGAACCACTGGACTAGACGTGAAAGTGTTTTCCAGCCCATCAACATGGACAGAAATAAATGCCTGGGATCATGACAGATTCTCTGTACTTTAACCGCTGTTCTCTGAGAACTTATGGTAGAAATGGTGTTTGAATTTCCCATGCCTCTGCCAGAATGACTTTCGGCTCATTTTATAAATTGGAATTCAGATGAGCAAGTTGGACATTGATTTTAGCTTGAAATGAATTGGCTCAAGTCATCCCAAACACGCTGTATCTTCGCATTGACCAGGGGAAATCTCTCACTCAGGGCCAGAAAGTCGGCTTCCCTGCGCTCCTACCCTCCTCATCCTGCTGTTCGAAAGGATGTCTGCAATCCCGCGGGCTGCATCGTTTTTCTCTGCCACACAGAGAACCTTCTGGAGGTTGCGAAACGCCATGGCCTTTGCCGTCAGCCTGAAGCAAAGGTTGGAGGAGCAGGAGAAGAACCTCACAGTTCCCCAAGTCAATCTTCTGGCTTGGCTAAACATCCTAAAACCCAGCCGGCCCAGATCCAGCCGGCCGGCCCATCGTGGGCCCTTGCCGGCTCCTTTTCCAGGCAATAAAGGTCTGTCGGCAAGGGAGGAGAACTCTGGCCCGGTCCGAAAGAGAGTGGATCCCTTCTTGGGGCTGGTCCCCCAAGTTTGCACAGGTCACAGAAGTGGATGGGGAGACCCCAAATGTTCTTTGAAGCGGAAGCTCTGAATCCAAAGGCAGcagccggggtggggggtgggggtgcaccTTCCCTCAGgcaattgggggggaggggagccaCAGGGGGCTCTTCCCCAGGACTGGCGGGGTAGCAGCTTCTCTCCTACTTGGCCCACAATGGGAGAGGCCCTCCCCAGATGCCCATCAGGCACCCACCGGGGCCAGGTTGACCTCAGGCCCTCTTGGCCACCCACCTGTCTGCTgtgtgactcccccccccaagatCAGGATGGAGGAAGCCCCTGGTGCCCCCAGCCCCCTCCTCTGCACCCCCTCAGCCTGCAAGCCAgagctgcccctcccccccccagccccctcctCCACTTGCCCTTCCCCCGCCTGGGAAGGGGTTGCTTGACCTGCTCCCCCTCCCCgaactcccttccccttcccgctTCAGCGCCCAGCCGTATTTCGCGCCCAGCGCCGTCGTAAACGCCCTCGGCAAAGCGGATTGGCGGAGAGGCGAAGGGGGCGGTGTTTCGCTCGCTTTACGGCCCAGCCGCGAAAGGACGGCGATTGCGCAACTTCGGGGACTCCCTTTGCGAAAGGGGGAAGCAGCCGCTGGCAGTAAATAAAAGGTTCGCTGTCGCTCAGCCCTGGAGCCCACCtttcagggttgttgttctggggagAACAGGCGGGCGCAGTTATATCTAAAAAGCATCTCATCATCCTCAACACCATCATATGAAAGTCAGAACTACAACATCCAGCATGCCTTTCGGCAGGGCCGCTTCAATGCTCCCTTCTTTTCACCTCCGCCCCTACTCTTCCACAAACCCTTCCCGTTAATGTCAATCAGCCCAGTCAGCCTATCAATCGCGGCAGGTGGCAGTCAGCCCGCCTCTCCTCCGCCAACTGCTTCCGGGGCCAAGGTCCCCAGCCCACGGGTCATGTGACTCCAAGATGGCCGCCCGGCGGCGGCTGGGAGgctgaggcggcggcggcggttccGGCGGGCCAGGCCGCGATCGACGTTTCCCGGCCAGGATGATCGGCGCGCCCGACGTGGTGGCCTTCGccaaggaggaggcggcggccgaggaggcggcggcggcggcgcgcgaGCCGGGCCTGCCCGAGGAGTACTCGGTGCCGCTGCTGCCCGCGCCAGGCCGCGGCGCCCACCCGTGGTCCCGGCGAGGCGGCTTGGGGGGCGGCTCGGGGGCCTCTCCGCCGCCGTTCCCGCGCGACTTCCTGCTGGTGGCCGAGTTCTCGGAGCAGGTGGGCCCGCAGCCGCTGCTGACGGT includes the following:
- the TOP3A gene encoding DNA topoisomerase 3-alpha isoform X2 gives rise to the protein MDIKRTLEREVQLCQALVIWTDCDREGENIGFEIIHVCKAVKPNLQVFRARFSEITPRAIRSACENLTQPDPNVSDAVEVRQELDLRIGAAFTRFQTLRLQKIFPEVLAEQLISYGSCQFPTLGFVVERFKAIQAFVQETFYRIKVTHDHEEGTVDFNWKRHRLFNHTACLVLYQMCMEAPRATVLEVGSKPKSKWRPLPLDTVELEKLASRKLKINAKETMKIAEKLYTQGYISYPRTETNIFPKDLNLSQLVQLQTQDPHWGAFAQRILDQGGPTPRQGTKSDQAHPPIHPTKHAGNLQGNDQRLYEFIVRHFLACCSEDAKGQETTVEIQISNERFVAHGLMVLARNYLEVYPYERWSDKVIPLYEEGSCFQPTTVEMVEGETSPPQLLTEADLISLMEKHGIGTDATHAEHIETIKSRMYVGLTPDQRFLPGHLGMGLVEGYDSMGYEMSKPDLRAELENDLKLICEGKRDKSVVLREQIQKYKQVFVAAVAKAKKLDEALAQYFGEMAQVAQEEDIYPAMPDPVRKCPQCNSDMILKTKKKGGFYLSCLGYPACKSSVWFPDSVLEVSKDDSVCDVCKPPPVHRLKLKFKRGSLPAVMPLEFVGCIGGCDENLRQILDLKYLQGPARAPTQPRNLSKEAPGSLNGTIHSRGQRMLAPMPPPAPAHRTPPAFTNAAGNDAVMCNCGEEALLLTVRKEGPNQGRQFYKCNTGNCRFFLWSDQQEPDNRPNGTSGFLAPPPGSSLPGQRSSAGPRRAGSDPGAGAGRGGPLCRCDQPVVTRTVQKEGPNKGRQFHTCSKPREQQCGFFEWADDSLLPAASTFPPSVGEWAKRGPGAKAKRSDSDSSLTAPTKRPRTCSVCHQPGHTKTTCPQNR
- the TOP3A gene encoding DNA topoisomerase 3-alpha isoform X1, which gives rise to MFSQARRLTWGTVRFFSCSSNLCFRLTAKAMAFRNLQKVLCVAEKNDAARGIADILSNSRMRRREGMSKFNKIYEFQYHLFNQNVTLIMTSVSGHLLAHDFKAPFRKWHSCNPLVLFDAEIEKFCPENYMDIKRTLEREVQLCQALVIWTDCDREGENIGFEIIHVCKAVKPNLQVFRARFSEITPRAIRSACENLTQPDPNVSDAVEVRQELDLRIGAAFTRFQTLRLQKIFPEVLAEQLISYGSCQFPTLGFVVERFKAIQAFVQETFYRIKVTHDHEEGTVDFNWKRHRLFNHTACLVLYQMCMEAPRATVLEVGSKPKSKWRPLPLDTVELEKLASRKLKINAKETMKIAEKLYTQGYISYPRTETNIFPKDLNLSQLVQLQTQDPHWGAFAQRILDQGGPTPRQGTKSDQAHPPIHPTKHAGNLQGNDQRLYEFIVRHFLACCSEDAKGQETTVEIQISNERFVAHGLMVLARNYLEVYPYERWSDKVIPLYEEGSCFQPTTVEMVEGETSPPQLLTEADLISLMEKHGIGTDATHAEHIETIKSRMYVGLTPDQRFLPGHLGMGLVEGYDSMGYEMSKPDLRAELENDLKLICEGKRDKSVVLREQIQKYKQVFVAAVAKAKKLDEALAQYFGEMAQVAQEEDIYPAMPDPVRKCPQCNSDMILKTKKKGGFYLSCLGYPACKSSVWFPDSVLEVSKDDSVCDVCKPPPVHRLKLKFKRGSLPAVMPLEFVGCIGGCDENLRQILDLKYLQGPARAPTQPRNLSKEAPGSLNGTIHSRGQRMLAPMPPPAPAHRTPPAFTNAAGNDAVMCNCGEEALLLTVRKEGPNQGRQFYKCNTGNCRFFLWSDQQEPDNRPNGTSGFLAPPPGSSLPGQRSSAGPRRAGSDPGAGAGRGGPLCRCDQPVVTRTVQKEGPNKGRQFHTCSKPREQQCGFFEWADDSLLPAASTFPPSVGEWAKRGPGAKAKRSDSDSSLTAPTKRPRTCSVCHQPGHTKTTCPQNR